Within Dromaius novaehollandiae isolate bDroNov1 chromosome 8, bDroNov1.hap1, whole genome shotgun sequence, the genomic segment AAAGAAATAAGTTGAAGTTGATTTTAGCATCCACCTTGAGTAGTCTGTATCCTATAATAGCTGGAAGCCAAGTATATTTAATAGGGGCCTTTTAAGAatgtaagaataattttaaaCCACTTTAAGCTCATGAATGTGAATTTAATACTAAAATTGTACAGTAAATTTAatactgaaaatagaatacaatTTCTAAATGCAATATTGCTTATGACAATAAATCAATGATATACATGTTAACACTTTCACACGCTGAAAGAGTGGTGACCAGGTCTTTCTATGGAACATGCTCCTAACAGAAGGAAgtttcattcaggaaaaaaaaaaaaaaaaaaaaaaaaaggcaattacaGAGGTTTTAAAAGGAAGTAATAGAATAGGGGAAGTGAAAGAACTACTTCTAATATTGGAATAACTGATCagactcaattttttttcccagtgaatctcagtccttcaggaaaaaaaaaaaatcacacatttaAATACACCCATTCTTATTCTACATAAACCCAAACCTTTCGGGTGACCGTGATCTCGATCGTCTTTTTTTGCGATCACCAGATGAAGAAGATCTAGAACGACTTCGCTTCCTGCTTCTCTCAGGGGAAGATGACGAACGAGAGCTTGAGTAAGATCTTTTTCTTGGGGTTGAAGACCCCCTGTAGGACCTGGAGCTGGATCTTTATTGATTAAGAAATAAATCAGATTTAATTCTGGTATAATATAGAAAGaacaaataaagaacaaaaagacattttcatgAACACCTGCTACTCTATTTACATCAATGTTCTTTTGAAAGAAGTTTGTGGATATTTTAATACTTACTGCTTAGTTAACTTCCAATAAAGACTTCTACCTGCATGGTAGTTCTCTTAATAAATTTTGCTAAATAGTATTTCTCAACATACAGAGCAGCAATGGTTTGGAAACCCCTTTCCAGCACTCTCCAGAATTAGGCATTTTGATAACAAGCTATGGGAGACTGGGACAGGACACAGCCTATCATCTTCCTCAGTAATCCAATTCACAAAGCAAAAAGGTTTGAGAATGACAGATGTCATACTAATTTAACAGTGTTTCACTTTGTATTAAAGGGTATTTCACACTGGAACTTTATTTATCTTAACTAGAATTGGAAAAGCCCTCACaaggtatatttacaaatgtcaAAGTAAATTTGGGTAATAGTAAGATCTTCCAAGAccatagtattaaaaaaaaccccagcttttGTAATATAGTCATTTTGGCATTTGCAAGAAATGAACCAGTTTTACTTACAGCACTGAAAAATCACCTCTGttatctgagggaaaaaaatagcttttggaGCTTTCAATAATAAGGTAATAGAGCTAGAAAGTCCTGAACTCTAATTCCAAAATTACGTAAAAGCATCTAGCAGGAGTTTTTCAGTAAGCTggtaaaacattttcaaaaacacaagtttttggtaaaatattttcagagttcTCATTGTAAATAATAAAGCACTTTCCTATTTCAAACAAGCTAATACACTGAGGACCTTCGGTGGATGCAGTGTGGCACAAGCCAATAAACCCAGGACAGCTGATGAGTCGTTTCAGAACCTAGAGGGGGCACATGCACCACATTCTCTTCGGAAAGCACGGGCTCCCCTGTCGCACTGCTCTGCACATCATCATCCACAGAATGCTTCTGCCACCAACGAGTGGTGGCACCATTTCTGGTTGGTTTTCTTTCCCAGCTTAAATTTCTTTTCACTATTTTACAGTTTAAGGTTCTCTACATGCATGGGAAAGGGATGGGATCTTCACTCCGTTGCAAAAGAAAAGTTCTGCCACCAGGACGCTTGTGTAAGGACACCTCAAGGAATTTATATGATTTTGTTAGTCTTTCCTGCACAGTTCAGTAATTGGTATACAGAAAATACCAGCTAACTCAAACTCCTGTGACCATCTCACATGATTAACTGTCCAACACTTTCATACATTTTCCCCACATTTATATAGATAATCGCAGCACTATCTAGTGGAAGTCAAATATGTTATCACTAAACACAATAAAACCAGAAATATAGCATACTTTCTAATGTTCTTCCACATCAAATAGCCAAAGtggaaataaaaacagagcaaaaattaCTGTAGCAAGTAAACATGCATTCAGATTCTTCTTCCTTCAGAGTGAAGATCTGTGGAGTCCACTCGTCTAGCTTTAGATCAGACTTAAACTCTTCAAACCAAACCTCGCATTCTCAAGAAATACATTAGCAGTGGTAACAATCTTGTGCAGAGACCCTGGGAATTCTGACTTCCAAGATAAAAACGAGTTAATGTTTTTTGACCAGCATAATTTTATGATGAAATAAACAAGAGGTTGGttcttctgccctttcttcctctctgcaagGAGAGAATGCTACCTCATTCACCTTGATTTCGACCCACGAGATCTAGACTGTTCTCTGGAGCTGGAGTGAGATCTTGATCTGGAACTGGAAGAACTTCTTGAATGGGACCTGAAACAACAGGGAGGATTTTTTCCAGTATCTGAACAGCTCTGGGATACATAGAGGCTGTTCTAAAACGAAATACAGAATTTTGCCTAATAAGAGTTTGAAACAGTATTCTATTATTGTTAATTTTTGAAAAATGGTATtggtgttctttctttttgttgtgtTTAGCAGAATAACTACTAGTGTTAGCAGTAAAGCCAACAGTTTCCTATGCGTAAAGACATTTGGGCCTAGATTCACTAAATGAATGACAATCTCCCCCATCCCTCTAATTTCACCACGTTACACTTGAAAACAGAAACATAGTAAGAAGGTGCATTCAAAAATGTATAAAGTCCGGTTTTTATTACATTTCCtaaaacaatgcagaaaaattAAAGAGGGTTGCAGTTATTTGGCAAAATGAATCAAACAACTGCATAACCTTTTACTATTTCATGAAATAAACATCTTTTAATTTGTGCCTTAATCTGAAACCATCAGcttctctgaaaaacaaaataattaggaGTATTAGGATTATCTCAAATTTTCTCCAAGTCAGTTCTCACAAACATCTTGTAAACAGTTTCAAGTTTTTGTAAAGATTTTCCTCTGCGTTAAAAATTAAGGAGTTATAAAAAGAAGGAAGTTAATTCTTGGCTGAAACATGGACAAGTCTAACACTACTTGTATGCAGAGACAgaagcattttcaaatttttcatGTTGATAGTGTTTCTTTAAGGCACAAACCATAAGAAACGTAAAAATGGTACTGGACTTTCAGTAACAATTGCAAAAAGTAGACATTGCAATCAAACTCTAATAATCTTttcaggcaaaatattttatacatgcaCTCAATCTCCCAGTATATATTGTTACcatgtctttttcattttattctgcaaaatgaaaGCAGTATGAACACATGCTTTCtaattagaaaatatatttaaaccttttaaaaaatgtaattatctCGTACGTGTGTCATAACAGACAACTGATACTGCCAATGAATTATGTTACTAGAAGCCTAACAAAAAGTTCAAAGATCCATAATAAATTTCAGATAAATCAAAGTACTTTTTGCTTCAATGTTAAGATTTGTGAATTAATGAACAAGGTGATGGTCAGATGAAGTTTTTGTATCATCTTTGAACTTCCCATCCCTAAATCTAAGAACTACACTCAAATACAGCCCATACTGGCTGCATAATGTCCACACACAGGACAATACAGCCACTTCCCCAACGAGGTGACAGTATCTTCTTCCACACCTCACTTCGTAAAAATTGCCACCAGCCAATCAGCCTAGTCACTAATATTCAAAGTGCTCCTTGTAACCATATGGCAAATACTACTTTCAAGAAGGCATCCGAAGGAGCTGGGAGGTGGACAACAGCTATTTTCAAGAACATCATTTCTTATAGAAGAGGCAGCTGAAGAAAAGTGTGATAGCAATGgggagaaaaacaggcaaaacagaaaaagtgGCTGACGTCTGGTTAGTAGGAAGGAACCTGGGCAGTGATCAGAGCGGTTAGAGCAGAGAGGTGCCGTTACACAGCTAGGAAGATGAGAAGAAACTTGAACTTCACATGTATGAACTTTCTGTATAACACCATACGCTAGTACTAATTTGAGGTGTTAAACATATTAATTAATATCATCCTTGTATTAGCTGTGAGGCAGCTAGAAAGCTACAACTTGCTTTACAGAATGTTACTGTAAAACATATATTGAATTGTTTATATATTTCTGAATTTAAGTAATTTCTGATCTCTTAAATCTAcccatcagattttttttgtggCCCCATGACCACTATAAACCTTTCCTGTTACTCTGGCAGCATTGCCACTGTGCTTAGAGTCTTGCCTCTTCCCGTCAAACTAAGTTCAAGTTCCTCATCTTTATTTCCATTCAGTCCTTTCACTGAATCCGTCCGGACTGCATCACTGCCCTCTTCTGCCACTTCTCCCACTCTGACAATTCCCACTCTTCTGCTTCTCTGTTCAACAACTCTATTCAATATTACTCAAAAAGTGCATCCATTGAATGACACATGGCCAACAAGtctaaaaacaaatctgaaaataacactttttatttttttaaacttctttcaaGGATTCAATTGAAACATCAACTTAATTTACTAAAACAAGCAGCAAGATATATGAAGCCTTCCTATTGAGGATCCACAGAAGGCCAGGACAGAACATTATCTACCTGTGTAAATTCTGTACATTAAATTGTTAACAGTATTAACTAAAACTGTAAggcaatcaagaaaaaaaaaaagtaaataaagaagTTAGATACTGACATTTTGCCTGGCGTTACCCTTGACCTGTACCCGTTTACCTGGACCTAGACCTTGAGCTTGAATGGGAGGATGAGCGCGATGAAGATCGTGAGTGGGAAGATCGAGACTTAGAACGACTGCGCctattagatttctttttcttattagtGTCCTCTTCTTCACTAGCATCAAGATTATATTTTGAAAGGTCAGCAtcatcttcatcctcatcctGCAAAATGCAGATACCATGTACTTCAATATagatgaaaaaaaccctgaaattttcagttttataacCAAAAATGAAGTCTGTGGTTTTTAAAAGACTATGAATAAAATTCAAGAACACTCCCATTTATATGCTAACCATACAGAAAGGTTCCAATTAATCATGTCAAAAGGCTGGATTTTGATCCCAcataagcttttaattttttatggtACAGAGTTCAGATGCACACACTTCCAGAAGCTGGAGGTACCGTTATCCTCATAGCTATTCCTCCTCATtgctgcaaaggcagcagaaaacaCAGGCCAAACTTTAGCTACTACTACTAAACTACGCTACGGTAACCCTAAAAAATAGTTGctagcaaaaccaaaccaaaacacagtaCCTCATCCAATTTATATTTGGAAAGatcttcatcctcatcctcctcatcttccccttCAGATTCTTTGTCTTCTACCTCTTTCAGGATAGATGCAGGACCAACCGGCTTCCCtctatactttttctttttgcgACCAAACTGAGAAATATTATTCCATTAGAATATGATTTATCAAAACTCATTTCCAACTGTACTTTTTGATAAGATTTCTATGAGAAAATATACagtaaaatcaattttaaataaagttttactcaaagagaaaaaaaagtaacatgaaATATCGATTAGCaacaagagatttttttaaacagatacttGTTTTATACCTAAACTAGTACCTATACACAAGATTAATGGAAATCTAAAtgtaacaaaactgtattttacatttGCATCTATATGAAATCTTTTTATAAAACAATGTTGAACATCTAGCTGAAAACAACATGCAATGCCCTGAAGCCAGTTCCTCAAGCAGTTTAATGAATACAGCTTGTACCAGTTTAATTTGATCTGATTCTTGGCTTTTACCCCCCCAAAGACATAGCTGCATTCACTTTCACTTCAAAACTGTTCTGCACTTCACCATTTGACAGAGATGCATCACGAGATACTCTTCCCCATCAGGAAACCAAATGGAAACGTATGTACCCTAAACACAAATCACACAATATGAGTCTCTCCAGAGTAATACATGTACCTAATCTTACCTCATCATACTCTCCATCTGATTCTTCACGTTCTATATATTCAACATTCTCTCGTTCATTAAATCCTCCTCCATATCCTTTAAAAAGTGGTAAAATAAGACAATCTCTTGGGCTGCACCGAATTCAGCTACATTAAGCACAAACTTCAGAATAAACTTTCACAGAGTTTCTGGAAGCCTTCAGTGGATTTATAAATATACATGCCATAAAAATGTAATATGATCTCAAGAGGAGCGCAAGTTTTTCCCAcacatgtttattaaaaatagttCCTCAGGAACCTAATTGAGAAAATGGATTAAACTGCATAAATGACACAGACCGCAATGGAATTCAaaggacagaggggaaaaaagtcagacCATAGCCCTGCTTAGCAACTAGGTTCACCGAAGAGCTGTGCTGGGCCTGCAATGCCTGACAATCCCCCTGGGGCAGATGAACCCACCCAAGAATGTCTCCACGGGGCTACACCAAGGCTACTGTCCTCGATGCCCAACGCCCTGTCTCTGACAGCGGCCAGCAGCAAACGCCCAGGACAGCAGTAAACAAAGAGCGCGACGAGGGCAACGCTTGCTGACtgctccccagctgctgctgccaaagcaTCCCTGGCACAGCCAGGTCCCACGCGCGTGCTGCCTCCGGCACTGCTTCTGGGCATGCCAGCCCGCTCCCATGTTGCAATTACTCCTCTGTGGTATAAAGCTGAATATAGATCCTCAGGGAGCAACAGGAATAAAGAAAACTTCCTGTAGCTGCATTAAATTGCACTTGTGCCAAGGTTTGCCTTAAGAATCAAGCAGTGGAAATGTACTTCTTGGGACATCTCTCTCTCATCCTTATTTAGATAATTAAAGCTTAGAAAAAGATACAGTCTagactaaaataaaaatcaacgTCAGTTTCCTCTGTTGGTTAACTATGGTTTGTGTGATGAActcaaagggagaaaaaagaaaagggaagacaTGTCACCTGGAACATGTTTTTGCTTAAAACAGTTTTTGATTTCACAATTTAAGTCATGCACAACTCAAACACAGAAtcttgaaatttaatttaaaatgtattctatTTGGTGGCTAGCAACAAAAACAAAGTGACACCACCTCTCTCTCATCAATACGTTCCAAAACTATCTACAAAAGGCATTTGTTCACTGGCCATATCaatttgtgtatgtatgtatgtgtatatgcatacaaaaaaatacacacacaaattaaaatGGTCCTCCTTCTACACTGACAGGACCATTTCCAAAAGtcaatttttaattaatgttcTTGCCACCTGTTCCTTGTCTGAAGTCATAATTGATGTTTTGACATAAAACTAGCACAGATAAGTACTGTGACACAAAATAGGGTGATTGCTGGAGTAGACAGCACAAACAGGTAAGCTTTTAATAAGAGgtctttttatataaaactatgaaaaaagcaaaatcacagaACTATTGCTCTCCATAGCCCTGAACACTGGAAGCTGTTCTCTTCTGCCAGACAggaacacacaggaaaaaaaagaccttaaAACAGAAACCCAGTATGCACTTGGGGAAACTTGGGCTTTCACTTTATTCCTTTTCCTAATGCAAGTGGAGAACTCTAACCTGCTCACTCTAATTTCAGCTAACTTTGTAACTCATGACAAGTGTGCGCAACATGCTATGCATCCCAAACATGACCACAAATTTACTCTGAAGGACACCAGAActtgaaagaaattaagaaataatcttttttcttcttttgaggaAGAAGTCCTGTGCTCTTCTCCATGATTCTCTTTTGTATGCATTAGTGCACATGCTTTAAGCATTAAATTCACTAATACAGCGGTAACAGCATAACAGAGTTATAGCCCCATTTAAGTATATCCTCCATTATACTGCTGAGCTTCATCATTAATGCAGAAGGAACTTCAAATGCATCAAAGTATGACCAAACCGTAAGCCTCATTAAGAAACACAGTCTAATCTGTGCAACCTTCTAACATCGCTCTTCTGACTGTTGATTCCTCTGTAGATGGGCCCTATGTACGTACATCACAGGccttggaattaaaaaaaaaaatgctgcattaCTCCTTCAACCTTTTCAGTCACAAAATCAAGCACAGAAGTGGTTCAAGCTGAATGTTCTTTGATCTTCCAAATGAAACCACTTAGACGCTTTATATACTAGTAAAGTAATCATGTCTAAGTACTTACAGATTTACTTACATGTGACAGATTATTCAGCTTTGCTAGTCCTACTATGAAAACAgattcttttaattaaattgtaTTGTGATTTATAAAAAGAAGTTTCTTACAGTAATTGAGTATTTCAAAATCATACACATCTTACCTGTCCTTTCCTCCAGTTTAGCATACTTAGGAGTATTACACATATTACATTCTGATCTTCTGGCCCAGTTCACATTACCACATCTTCagagggaaaaagaacagaacataAATAAAAcgcattttgtttcaaattaacAAGTCTGAGTGTTGAGGCAACACTTCAGAGAAATCATAAAAATATACTGGCCAACTTCTAGCAGTGATTTGCAGTCACTAATGCAAAACAATTAACTCTAAGGCAAACAGTCACTTAGACCCAAAAAACTGCAAAAGAGTCTGTGCGCATCCTGTGAGCACAAAGATGACAGGAATGGGACCACGCTAGAAAAatcaaggagaaaaaagtaaaataaacacacaaatgGAAGGCTGTAGAGCATGTGTTAACATACAGTTGAAGTTATGTTTTACCTGAAGTTAAAACTAAAGAGATATTTAACCAAAACAGATTCTGAAATGGCTACGAACTCCATGAAGGCAAAGTAGTCACCAGCAACAATCTTATCCATAAAGGATAAGGGGAACCTCTACCATTACCAGATCTCTATTCCAGAAtgcaagggggtgggggggtggtggaggggggtggggaagagagagagagagagagagggagagagagagagagaagggaaaaaagaggggggaacGATACCATTGCcacaacaaataaaaaaagctagAGTCCAGTGAACTGCTGCTGTTTTAGAAAAAGGGgagtgcaaaaaaaaaacaacaacaaaaaacacttgaAAGTAGCTGCCACCTCTTCCCATTAATTCTGTCTTTtccctgttgtttttttcccccattctcaTCACACCCTGACCACCGGACTGCTACACATCTGACAAAT encodes:
- the ZRANB2 gene encoding zinc finger Ran-binding domain-containing protein 2, with the protein product MSTKNFRVSDGDWICPDKKCGNVNFARRTSCNRCGREKTTEAKMMKAGGTEIGKTLAEKSRGLFSANDWQCKTCGNVNWARRSECNMCNTPKYAKLEERTGYGGGFNERENVEYIEREESDGEYDEFGRKKKKYRGKPVGPASILKEVEDKESEGEDEEDEDEDLSKYKLDEDEDEDDADLSKYNLDASEEEDTNKKKKSNRRSRSKSRSSHSRSSSRSSSHSSSRSRSRSHSRSSSSSRSRSHSSSREQSRSRGSKSRSSSRSYRGSSTPRKRSYSSSRSSSSPERSRKRSRSRSSSSGDRKKRRSRSRSPERRRRSSSGSSHSGSRTSSKKK